A stretch of Henckelia pumila isolate YLH828 chromosome 4, ASM3356847v2, whole genome shotgun sequence DNA encodes these proteins:
- the LOC140860225 gene encoding uncharacterized protein — protein sequence MEKTAAIIRRSIFTFLKNYQYFTSTPSLLALPFAVSCLVSQTIVPTSPLFRLLHLRLRSIFLAAGFPPSAELFAILNLKLSQTIVNYLFSLPFTISFLLLAKASVIRAVELKKPEQKHLFSSWIKLLSPLLITQFCNSLLILSANATCFCLIVVYFNFFDVLGALSAPGSSLLLSAIGAIIYSIILANAYVICNLALVLSGYEKAGGFISILKTYVLIQGRTATALTLALPFNMALAGIEFLFQYRVVRAYNRAFAINSTMVFEGFLIAYLYAMMLVLDTIVGCIFFRSCRTTEPETDQEDAYFHGIEIQDCKFLAKGI from the coding sequence ATGGAGAAAACAGCTGCAATCATCAGAAGATCaatcttcactttcttgaaGAACTACCAGTACTTCACCTCAACTCCATCTCTACTCGCCCTCCCGTTCGCAGTCTCGTGCCTCGTGTCCCAGACGATCGTCCCCACGTCGCCGCTGTTCCGATTACTCCACCTCCGTTTAAGGTCAATTTTTCTTGCTGCAGGGTTCCCTCCATCAGCTGAACTCTTTGCTATCCTCAATCTTAAACTCTCTCAAACCATTGTGAACTATCTCTTCTCCTTACCCTTCACCATTTCCTTTCTTCTTCTCGCCAAAGCGTCCGTGATCCGAGCCGTCGAGCTTAAGAAACCAGAGCAAAAACATTTGTTCTCTTCTTGGATTAAACTGCTCAGCCCCCTCCTCATCACACAATTTTGCAACTCATTACTCATTCTTTCCGCGAACGCGACTTGCTTCTGCCTAATAGTCGTGTACTTCAACTTTTTTGACGTGTTGGGAGCCCTTTCTGCTCCTGGATCTTCACTACTTCTGTCAGCAATAGGTGCCATAATCTACTCTATCATTCTTGCCAATGCCTATGTTATATGCAATCTTGCATTAGTATTATCCGGATACGAAAAGGCCGGCGGCTTTATCTCGATCCTCAAAACTTATGTGCTGATCCAAGGTAGAACTGCAACTGCATTGACATTAGCTTTGCCATTCAACATGGCCTTAGCAGGCATCGAGTTCTTGTTCCAGTACCGCGTTGTTCGAGCCTATAATCGAGCTTTCGCCATCAACTCAACCATGGTTTTTGAGGGATTTCTCATTGCATATTTGTATGCTATGATGCTAGTTCTTGATACTATTGTGGGCTGCATTTTCTTCAGAAGCTGCAGAACAACAGAACCCGAAACCGATCAAGAGGATGCGTACTTTCACGGGATCGAAATCCAAGATTGTAAGTTTCTCGCAAAAGGGATATGA
- the LOC140860224 gene encoding two-component response regulator-like APRR1 isoform X2, with protein sequence MENETGKSGDAFIDRSKVRILLCDNDDKSSEEIFTLLCKCSYQVDLPMSKGLKMLKYITRDKELRQIPVIMMSAQDEVSIVVKCLKFGAADYLVKPLRTNELLNLWTHMWRRRRMLGLAEKNIVNCDLDLVASDPSDANTNSATLFSDDTDDRSLKGNNPEFCVSTHQEEEIPATTTAARIETVICDLSVCQPDVPQISDRQTGQFSSFLRKELKIGESSAFFTYIKSTTPSSNTHRPPSVHEDEPQHLKIAEHISTVSGQAAIIDIQQQDNTKTLENHSHGDEYRCSNSFIDSFSAERSCTPVSHDISQQRNSDEDFSHSHLHPGNVSDATGRYSHAAYPYYMPGVMNQVTVPPASMYHKHTLDMHNHSNPAMLPPYNHIPQCPPNVQGMVPYPYYPLGICLQPSQMPAPAPPWPSLKCPSVHEGKLSKVSRREAALMKFRQKRKERCFDKKIRYVNRKKLAERRPRLRGQFVRKVNGIAVDLNGQPASAEEDEDDDDEYDEDEDDS encoded by the exons ATGGAGAATGAAACTGGGAAGAGTGGGGATGCGTTCATCGATCGGAGCAAAGTGAGGATTTTGCTGTGTGATAATGATGACAAAAGTTCTGAGGAGATCTTTACACTTTTGTGTAAATGTTCTTACCAAG TTGACCTTCCGATGTCTAAGGGATTGAAAATGCTAAAATATATCACGAGGGACAAAGAATTGCGGCAGATTCCGGTGATCA TGATGTCAGCTCAAGACGAGGTCTCTATTGTTGTTAAGTGCCTAAAATTTGGAGCAGCTGATTATCTTGTGAAGCCGTTACGTACTaatgagttgttgaacttgtgGACGCACATGTGGAGAAGAAGGAGAATG CTGGGACTTGCTGAGAAGAACATTGTAAATTGTGATCTGGATCTGGTAGCTTCGGATCCTAGTGACGCTAATACCAACAGCGCTACTTTATTCTCAGATGACACAGATGACAGGTCTCTGAAGGGTAATAACCCAGAATTTTGTGTTTCAACACACCAGGAAGAGGAG ATTCCTGCCACCACAACTGCTGCTCGGATAGAGACTGTGATTTGTGATCTCTCAGTGTGTCAGCCTGACGTGCCACAAATAAGTGACAGACAGACAG GACAATTTTCATCTTTTCTGAGAAAGGAACTAAAAATAGGCGAGTCTTCTGCCTTTTTCACGTATATCAAGTCAACCACGCCCAGCAGCAACACTCATCGGCCACCTTCTGTTCATGAAGATGAACCTCAGCATTTGAAGATAGCAGAGCATATCTCCACGGTGAGTGGTCAAGCTGCTATTATTGACATCCAACAGCAGGATAACACAAAGACCCTGGAAAATCATTCTCATGGTGATGAATATCGCTGCAGTAACAGCTTTATTGATTCTTTCTCGGCGGAGAGGTCATGTACTCCTGTATCTCATGATATCTCACAACAGAGGAACTCGGATGAAGATTTCTCTCACTCACATCTGCATCCAGGAAACGTTAGTGATGCGACCGGTCGTTACTCTCATGCTGCTTATCCGTACTACATGCCCGGAGTAATGAATCAAGTAACGGTGCCACCAGCCTCTATGTATCACAAGCACACACTGGATATGCACAACCATTCTAATCCTGCTATGTTGCCTCCCTACAATCACATCCCTCAATGCCCACCTAACGTACAAGGGATGGTGCCTTATCCATATTACCCCCTTGGTATATGCTTACAACCTAGTCAAATGCCTGCTCCCGCTCCTCCATGGCCGTCTTTGAAATGTCCCTCAGTGCATGAAGGGAAATTGAGTAAAGTTAGTCGAAGGGAGGCAGCCTTGATGAAGTTTAGACAAAAGCGTAAAGAGAGATGTTTTGACAAGAAGATCAGGTACGTAAACAGGAAAAAACTTGCAGAGCGTAGGCCTCGCCTGAGGGGCCAGTTTGTGAGAAAGGTAAATGGCATTGCTGTGGATCTTAATGGGCAACCGGCTTCTGCTGAAGAagatgaggatgatgatgatgagtaTGATGAGGACGAGGATGATTCTTAG
- the LOC140860224 gene encoding two-component response regulator-like APRR1 isoform X1: MENETGKSGDAFIDRSKVRILLCDNDDKSSEEIFTLLCKCSYQVISVRSPRQVIDALNAAGPDIDIILSEVDLPMSKGLKMLKYITRDKELRQIPVIMMSAQDEVSIVVKCLKFGAADYLVKPLRTNELLNLWTHMWRRRRMLGLAEKNIVNCDLDLVASDPSDANTNSATLFSDDTDDRSLKGNNPEFCVSTHQEEEIPATTTAARIETVICDLSVCQPDVPQISDRQTGQFSSFLRKELKIGESSAFFTYIKSTTPSSNTHRPPSVHEDEPQHLKIAEHISTVSGQAAIIDIQQQDNTKTLENHSHGDEYRCSNSFIDSFSAERSCTPVSHDISQQRNSDEDFSHSHLHPGNVSDATGRYSHAAYPYYMPGVMNQVTVPPASMYHKHTLDMHNHSNPAMLPPYNHIPQCPPNVQGMVPYPYYPLGICLQPSQMPAPAPPWPSLKCPSVHEGKLSKVSRREAALMKFRQKRKERCFDKKIRYVNRKKLAERRPRLRGQFVRKVNGIAVDLNGQPASAEEDEDDDDEYDEDEDDS; this comes from the exons ATGGAGAATGAAACTGGGAAGAGTGGGGATGCGTTCATCGATCGGAGCAAAGTGAGGATTTTGCTGTGTGATAATGATGACAAAAGTTCTGAGGAGATCTTTACACTTTTGTGTAAATGTTCTTACCAAG TTATTTCTGTAAGATCACCAAGACAGGTGATTGATGCACTGAATGCTGCGGGGCCTGATATTGATATTATTCTCTCTGAAGTTGACCTTCCGATGTCTAAGGGATTGAAAATGCTAAAATATATCACGAGGGACAAAGAATTGCGGCAGATTCCGGTGATCA TGATGTCAGCTCAAGACGAGGTCTCTATTGTTGTTAAGTGCCTAAAATTTGGAGCAGCTGATTATCTTGTGAAGCCGTTACGTACTaatgagttgttgaacttgtgGACGCACATGTGGAGAAGAAGGAGAATG CTGGGACTTGCTGAGAAGAACATTGTAAATTGTGATCTGGATCTGGTAGCTTCGGATCCTAGTGACGCTAATACCAACAGCGCTACTTTATTCTCAGATGACACAGATGACAGGTCTCTGAAGGGTAATAACCCAGAATTTTGTGTTTCAACACACCAGGAAGAGGAG ATTCCTGCCACCACAACTGCTGCTCGGATAGAGACTGTGATTTGTGATCTCTCAGTGTGTCAGCCTGACGTGCCACAAATAAGTGACAGACAGACAG GACAATTTTCATCTTTTCTGAGAAAGGAACTAAAAATAGGCGAGTCTTCTGCCTTTTTCACGTATATCAAGTCAACCACGCCCAGCAGCAACACTCATCGGCCACCTTCTGTTCATGAAGATGAACCTCAGCATTTGAAGATAGCAGAGCATATCTCCACGGTGAGTGGTCAAGCTGCTATTATTGACATCCAACAGCAGGATAACACAAAGACCCTGGAAAATCATTCTCATGGTGATGAATATCGCTGCAGTAACAGCTTTATTGATTCTTTCTCGGCGGAGAGGTCATGTACTCCTGTATCTCATGATATCTCACAACAGAGGAACTCGGATGAAGATTTCTCTCACTCACATCTGCATCCAGGAAACGTTAGTGATGCGACCGGTCGTTACTCTCATGCTGCTTATCCGTACTACATGCCCGGAGTAATGAATCAAGTAACGGTGCCACCAGCCTCTATGTATCACAAGCACACACTGGATATGCACAACCATTCTAATCCTGCTATGTTGCCTCCCTACAATCACATCCCTCAATGCCCACCTAACGTACAAGGGATGGTGCCTTATCCATATTACCCCCTTGGTATATGCTTACAACCTAGTCAAATGCCTGCTCCCGCTCCTCCATGGCCGTCTTTGAAATGTCCCTCAGTGCATGAAGGGAAATTGAGTAAAGTTAGTCGAAGGGAGGCAGCCTTGATGAAGTTTAGACAAAAGCGTAAAGAGAGATGTTTTGACAAGAAGATCAGGTACGTAAACAGGAAAAAACTTGCAGAGCGTAGGCCTCGCCTGAGGGGCCAGTTTGTGAGAAAGGTAAATGGCATTGCTGTGGATCTTAATGGGCAACCGGCTTCTGCTGAAGAagatgaggatgatgatgatgagtaTGATGAGGACGAGGATGATTCTTAG